One part of the Papilio machaon chromosome 5, ilPapMach1.1, whole genome shotgun sequence genome encodes these proteins:
- the LOC106708749 gene encoding 39S ribosomal protein L22, mitochondrial, with translation MNTILKHLCGVGLTSNHVYGIHTSAPIAAWAKAKTPRRFLEYNRKIFPPQAIGEDPRPAFVCHQKTNFKYSPKKLWYIASFVRGMTVDEAIKQLSFVNKKGAVFVKEAIQEAQELAVKNHNVEYKSNLWVAESFANKGMMIKGIRRHARGRMGEVRYMYSHYFVRLEEGKPPKDYYKRNELTPQEQLDSWLEQMRKRKIVNSY, from the exons atgaatacaatTTTGAAACACCTTTGTGGTGTCGGATTAACATCAAATCATGTTTACGGCATTCATACAAGTGCACCGATTGCAGCATGGGCTAAAGCTAAAACTCCACGAAGATTTTTGGAatacaatagaaaaatattcccTCCGCAGGCAATCGGCGAGGATCCCAGACCAGCT TTTGTATGTCACcagaaaactaattttaaatatagtccaAAGAAGCTTTGGTATATTGCTAGCTTTGTTCGGGGCATGACTGTTGATGAAGCTATAAAACAGCTTAGTTTTGTCAACAAAAAAGGTGCTGTATTTGTTAAGGAAGCAATACAAGAAGCCCAAGAACTAGCAGTGAAGAATCATAATGTAGAATATAAGAGTAATTTGTGGGTTG CCGAATCCTTTGCAAATAAGGGCATGATGATAAAGGGTATAAGAAGACATGCTCGAGGCAGAATGGGAGAAGTTCGTTATATGTACAGTCACTACTTTGTTCGTCTTGAAGAAGGCAAACCTCCCAAAGATTATTACAAACGCAATGAATTAACACCCCAGGAACAGCTTGATTCATGGTTGGAGCAAATGAGGAAacgaaaaattgttaattcatactag
- the LOC106708741 gene encoding RNA polymerase II subunit A C-terminal domain phosphatase SSU72, whose protein sequence is MTMTDLYIAVVCSSNMNRSMEAHAFLVKKGFKVKSYGTGEKVKLPGISADRPNCYEFGVPYDDIYNDLLEKDKAYYTQNGLLHMLDRNRRIKPYPEKFQVSAERFDVIITCEERVYDQVIEWFGSRRSVYNQPVHVINLDIQDNHEEATIGAFLISDMVTKMAQSDDLDNDIDELLHDFEAKCQRPILNCIMFY, encoded by the coding sequence ATGACGATGACTGATTTGTATATAGCCGTTGTTTGTTCTTCAAATATGAATCGGAGCATGGAAGCTCATGCGTTCTTAGTCAAAAAAGGGTTTAAAGTTAAGTCGTATGGCACTGGCGAGAAAGTAAAATTACCAGGCATATCAGCAGACCGACCTAATTGTTATGAGTTTGGAGTCCCTTACGATGATATATACAACGACTTATTGGAGAAGGATAAAGCATACTACACTCAAAATGGATTACTTCATATGTTGGATCGAAATCGTAGAATCAAACCCTATCCTGAAAAATTTCAAGTTTCAGCAGAGAGATTTGACGTTATTATTACTTGTGAAGAAAGAGTATATGACCAAGTGATAGAATGGTTTGGTTCAAGACGTTCAGTCTATAATCAGCCAGttcatgttattaatttagatatacAAGATAACCATGAAGAAGCAACAATAGGTGCTTTCTTGATAAGCGATATGGTCACTAAAATGGCACAAAGTGACGATTTAGACAATGACATAGATGAATTATTACATGACTTTGAGGCTAAGTGCCAAAGGCCCATTTTGAATTGcattatgttttattga